AGTATCCATCATAGCACTATTTCATGCCTAATTATTTTGTATCACAAAAACAAAGAAGCTATTCATCAAGCACTTTGTAGGCATGAAATTGAATTTTGGTGAATGATAAAAGTGTGCTAAAGATGAATTTGACAATCATTTAACGGTAGAGAATATAGAGGTTAAAGAAACATTAGTGTCGCTCTCATATTTTGCTCCCATTATTTCTGAAATTTTTGtcataaatagataaaatttttatcattataatcacttaaaataaaattgccCCATTACTCTTAAATTTCTATTGTAggtgaaaataatatttatttttgtcctcaataaaaaataaaattttgctcccattaatttattaaattttcaattattatagcctaatactaatttttattttttttatttggtttaaTAAACTAATAGCTGTTGTTTTAGCCCATTATTTATGTATATCCATATTAGCTATTTTaatctatatatttaaatttgtaagttgaataaattatttatccCTCTAAAATTAAGCTATGAATCCACCCCTGATGAAGACAATATGAAAATAACCAAAGCACCCCATGATAACATGATATAGTTCTATTTCATTAGAAATTTAGAATACACTATTTTATATACAATGAATGTATTGGATAAATTCTCCTATTTATAACTATTTGTTATATTATATGATGATAGAATATTAATTCTTCTTTTTCCAATATATTAATAGAAGTTGAGATccactaaaagaaaaaaaacttaaaGGCTAAAATGTCTTTTTACTTATGCATTCATCAATGTGCCTTTACACATCATCTTATATGGAGTAAAATTGTAGCCTTCACACATCATCTTATATGTAGTAAAATGTACAATTACTCAGCATGCTTCTGTTGTTATTGTGAAAGATATTTTCATCACTCTTTTATGGTAAATTACTCTGCCTCATCTTTCGTCGCAGCGAGCTCACTACATTTTCTTCATATTTAAACGAAGAGGCCTAGTTCCCCATTGCAGAGCAAGATGGCGGAGTGATTGATAATTTGTGCAGGCTAACTCATTTAATCAACCACATCACTGCTAAAGAGCTTGAACTTATAAGCATCAAGAACCAACATCCTTATAGAGGAGAATGCTCCTATAATTCCTGCTCCTGTAAACACTATTATAATAGAGATGTTGATCCAATAGGTAAGGGATGATTTTTGAGGCTTGTAGGTCATGTTGTAGAGAAGCATTGGGAGGACAAAATCTAGAGGGATAAATCCTATAGCTCCAACAACTCCATTTATGTCTCCAAAGAATGGAAGCATAGCTGCCATAAATCCACAGAATGTCACATAAAGAGTCCGAAGAATTAGCCTAGGAATCAGGTTCCTTTTGGAAAACATTCCTTGCTTCACATCAGCTGATTGCTTTTCCATTATCTCATACGCTACTTGAGAATATACCTGTGTGTTATATATATGTTGGAGAAATTTTATAATCAGCTGGTTTCTTTTGCATTGGCATGTTTAGATGCATCCAATATTCAGTTCTCTGAGTTAATCTGTAAGATTACCCACTTACCAGGCCAATGGCAAAGAGCTGAAGTAGTACAAAAACGAGTCCAAGGTCAAGCACCCATGTTGGAGCCAAGGAAGGTCCCTCGTCCGGCATTAGGCTTTTGAGAATGTTGGAGTTGGATTTGTTTCCGAACACCCAATATCCGGATACTGCAGCAGAGTAGAACGTAACCAGAATAACACTATAACACATTAAAAGGCCCTTCACCATCTTTCCAGTAGCAGGGGGAGCCAAAGTTGCCTGTGTAAGATAGCACAgaagaattaaattaatcaaatataaaaGTGGTTATCAACAACGCTTTCAATTTTCATAGAtggaaaaataaagttaaaaatgtTTTATCAAAAATCAAGAGACTCGAAAGTCAACCGAAGATGTACTAAGATGCTAAAGTTACTTGTATTTCAGGCAGTATTCCATTCCCGAAAATAGCAGCTATTATGGAGATGGAAGTGAAGGCATTGAAAACCCTTGCAGTCTCGGAAGATTCTAGCGTGTAATCCTTTTTAGGGGCACTTTTTGAGAGACCTGCATGACAAACGGTAGCAGTTTAAATCGTCAAAGGAGAATTTCCAAGCATTCCATATGAAAATTGCTCTTAACGtatctttttaatttgttacttaatctctaaaaaataaataaaatcatatatatatatatattagaaaagttaaaaataatgtCATGTGATTAATTCAGAATTTATActtcaaatcaaaataatatacGATAATGTGATCACGAGTCTAAAAATGACTGTTATTTGATAACGATAAAatacataatatattattttgatttgaaattAAACTACAAACACTAAACTAaactataaatatcaaaatgaaAAATCTATGCAACcgcatgataattttttttattttttatttatttatttttaggatAGAGATTTAACTGGCATTGATCTGTCCTAAGATAACAAACACATTATAAATAGGTTGATATAGTACGAACTAGAACTTCAACTACTTATTTTGGTTAACAGCAGCCCAGTAATTAATACTCCAAACAGTTAATAATCAGAAATTAGTCCAGCATGGTTATGCGTCATTTTCAGAAATTTAATGAAGGATGATGGCCCATATTCAGCTTCAAGCGTCATTGTTAGATACGTAGATGCACATCCCAACGCTAAACCTGTAGTAGGACAGTGGTGAGAGCCTAAGGAGGAGAGGTGGACAGACCCCGCAAGAGATCTCATAGAAATTGCCATGCAGGAAATTTTGTAAAGGACATTAATGTTTTAGATTCCATGTAAAGAATACTCAAGCAActgtttaaaaataaagatcgggagagtttcaggatgtggGTACCTGCATGAATACAAGCACCAACAACAAGGAAAGTGTAGCCCAAACTGAGAAGCAGTGAAGCCATGTTGAGGTGTCTGAGGGAGTGGAAGGATGGAAGCTGCGATAGAACAACCATTACTGCTGTCATCATTGCTATGAACTCGTACAATTTCAGGGATCCATTGGGAGAGAGGTTtgaatacatgatcttttacaACCAAAAGAGTGGAAATTAGAAACAGAATACGTTAGACTACTAGAAGAATGAAACATTTATACTATGTATAAGAAGCAATAAGTAACAATACCTGAATGCATTCCCCTGCAAGCAAAATTGCTCCGATACTAACTCCAGTGTTGATGGCTGTTTGAATAAATATGACAAAATAAAACATCCAACCAGAGCctggaaaagaaaaataagaaaaagaataaagagaacGTTAACTCCAATGATATAAAAAGCATTCCCAATTAAGTGGAGGGttgcttataaatatttttagctTAAGATGATGATTTTTTAAGCCCTTGTTTAATAGTCTTCATTTTATAATaagatataatttaattattgattaaaaaaattataaaaaatactagttaaaaataaagagtattaaataattacttaaaatGACGCTCCATGTCTAACATGATACTAGCAAATTAAAAGATAATGATTATGGCAGAATAAATGAGCCAACAACTCAATAGAGAGAATTTCTGCTGAGACTGGTAAGGACAATTTGGACAATTTCAAAATGctcatttttaattaatttatttatttcaactttttttttagaaaacaatttatttaaacttataattttttataagagagagaatgaaaataaGTAAGAGATgagaggagaaaaataattttattaatgaggTCATTTATAAACTTGATATACGTACTAAGTAATAATaactttaataatatttaaaaattaaaattaaaaaatataataaataaattaaaattgagtaatgaaattaaaaatacatttaaaattagaaaattacaAGTAAAATTAgccttttttttaacttttttttaatataaactttttatttaatactcAACAACAatcaaatcataaaaaaattaaactatatcACTTAtgtaatcaatttaattatatgtaaCTAAAAGATATTCCAAACCATTAAAATTAGATTAGATTAGGCAAAATTATAAGTATCgattataattgataaaaagtGAAAACAGATTTGACTATTTTTACATACTTTcacttgtcttttttttttttccataagaTTATTGTTCATGAAAGAGTAAGgtatacatttaaatttttaattaatataatttattataaatatgtgattatataataaattagttaagtAAATGGATGGATGTCTTAAAtaggtagaatcatgtttttttctctttcaacaTTTTATGAAGACTCCTTAAATTCAAGGAGT
This is a stretch of genomic DNA from Manihot esculenta cultivar AM560-2 chromosome 2, M.esculenta_v8, whole genome shotgun sequence. It encodes these proteins:
- the LOC122722497 gene encoding probable GABA transporter 2, translated to MAYPPQLDPFPESRLEVDAGAAFVLESKGKWWHAGFHLTTAIAGPSILTLPYAFRGLGWGLGCFCLTVMGVVTFYSYYLMSKVLDCCEKAGRRHLRFRELATDVLGSGWMFYFVIFIQTAINTGVSIGAILLAGECIQIMYSNLSPNGSLKLYEFIAMMTAVMVVLSQLPSFHSLRHLNMASLLLSLGYTFLVVGACIHAGLSKSAPKKDYTLESSETARVFNAFTSISIIAAIFGNGILPEIQATLAPPATGKMVKGLLMCYSVILVTFYSAAVSGYWVFGNKSNSNILKSLMPDEGPSLAPTWVLDLGLVFVLLQLFAIGLVYSQVAYEIMEKQSADVKQGMFSKRNLIPRLILRTLYVTFCGFMAAMLPFFGDINGVVGAIGFIPLDFVLPMLLYNMTYKPQKSSLTYWINISIIIVFTGAGIIGAFSSIRMLVLDAYKFKLFSSDVVD